A segment of the Phycisphaerae bacterium genome:
GGTGGGCATCAGGCCGACGATCTCCACTTCCTCGCCGACGGTAACCTTGCCGCGCTCGATACGGCCGGTGGCCACGGTGCCGCGGCCCTTGATGCTGAAGACGTCTTCCACGGACATCAGGAACGCCTGATCGACTTCGCGCTCAGGCAGCGGGACATGTTTGTCGAGGGCTTCCAGCAGCTCGGCGATGCACTTGGTCGCCTCAGGATCCTTGGGATTCTGGGTGGCGGGCAAAGCCGATCCGCGAATGACGGGCACGTTGTCGCCGTCGAAATCATACTTGCTGAGGAGCTCGCGGACTTCCATCTCGACAAGGTCGAGGAGTTCGGGATCGTCGACGAGGTCGATCTTGTTCAGGAAGACGACGAGGTGCGGCACGTTCACCTGACGGGCGAGCAGGATGTGCTCCCGCGTCTGGGGCATGGGACCGTCGGCCGCGGACACGACAAGAATGGCGCCGTCCATCTGAGCGGCGCCGGTGATCATGTTCTTGACGTAGTCGGCGTGGCCGGGGCAGTCGATGTGCGCATAGTGGCGCGACTCGCTCTCGTATTCGACGTGGGCGGTGGCGATGGTGAGAATCTTGCTTGAATCGCGGCGTCCCTGACTTTCGGAAGCCTTGGCGACCTCGTCATACGAGATCGCCTTGGAAAGGCCCTTGGCGGCCTGCGTCAAGGTGATCGCGGCGGTCAGGGTCGTCTTGCCGTGGTCCACGTGTCCGATCGTACCGACGTTGACGTGCGGTTTTTTTCGCTCAAACGTTTCCTTGGCCATCCAGAAGCATCCTCCACTCGCGCTGTCGGTCCCACGTCCTGCCGGCCGTGTGCCGTGCCTTGCGCTTTTCGCGCCAAACTACTTGAATCTTCCTACAACCCGATTTCCAACAAATACCAACCGAGGCAATCTCCCGGCGTGCCCTCCGCTGCGGGACCTTCAAACGGTCCGGTGATCGGAAGGTGCCGAAAGCTGCTGACGGGAATCGAACCCGTGACCTCGTCCTTACCAAGGACGCACTCTACCGGCTGAGCTACAGCAGCGGCACATCGGCGCGGACCCGTGAGAATCGCATGACCGCCGCCGGCGAGGGAATTCCGCTGCGAGCGGACTCGCCTGAAAACGCCCGCCGTGGGCTCTCCGTGGCGCCTTGTCTGCGCAGCGGGAGTACCATCGACCGCCCGGCGAGACAGTCCGCACCTCTCAGAAGCCCGGCAAGTATACGGCCCGCGCATTGCTTGTCAAACCCAAACCAAGGCGTTGCGAACAGATTCCCGGCGTCCACTCAGCAGGGCGCGGATGGGCGCTGGAAGACCGCTTCGAGGTGCGTCCATCTCACCCTTTCGAAGCCAGGGAGAGAGCATCTCCGTTGAGTTATCGGATTGGAACGGGCAGCGGCGGGATCGCCGGGAATTCCGCTTGTCCAGCCGGACGGCGGGCAGTAGAGTGGCCGGTTCCATCCGAGGGGGCATTTCGGCCCCTCTTCCGACCCGCCCGACGGTCCCGGGTCGGCAAATTCCCAACGTAGGAGTCCGACGGCCGGTGGAACGACGAAGGCTCGGCAACAGCGGCATGGAGGTATCGGCCATCGGGCTGGGGACATGGGCCATGGGCGGCGCCGTGGAGTCCTGGGGTCATGTGGACGACCGGGAGTCC
Coding sequences within it:
- the tuf gene encoding elongation factor Tu; amino-acid sequence: MAKETFERKKPHVNVGTIGHVDHGKTTLTAAITLTQAAKGLSKAISYDEVAKASESQGRRDSSKILTIATAHVEYESESRHYAHIDCPGHADYVKNMITGAAQMDGAILVVSAADGPMPQTREHILLARQVNVPHLVVFLNKIDLVDDPELLDLVEMEVRELLSKYDFDGDNVPVIRGSALPATQNPKDPEATKCIAELLEALDKHVPLPEREVDQAFLMSVEDVFSIKGRGTVATGRIERGKVTVGEEVEIVGLMPTAKTVVTGVEMFNKTLDFGQAGDNVGCLLRGTKKDEIERGQVLAKPGSITPHTKFESQVYVLTQEEGGRHTPFFSGYRPQFYFRTTDVTGGLSLKGAEMCMPGDNIEMIVELGKPIAMQEGLRFAVREGGRTVGSGVVIKVLE